In Bombus pyrosoma isolate SC7728 linkage group LG2, ASM1482585v1, whole genome shotgun sequence, a genomic segment contains:
- the LOC122577704 gene encoding WD repeat-containing protein 19 isoform X3 yields the protein MGIRGVKYLFKVSLIISKTTLFLYNILDPENPIELAFQKRYGPIVTYKWYGDGYILVGFQTGYFTAISTHIKEVGQELFQVKNHKDSLADLAISQTIGKIATCGDNAIKIHSLQNLEETEKLITVSGETGINTIEWSTDGTMIATVTHSGNVLVYLIQIPKLSSVCGNRIALLTSLTEVTVHLYTLDKEKPEPIVINTIIEPSVLTIGPMHAAVGLNNRALFWDISGRDYNTTVHFERDYLATIDSIRLNETYASVLFDGKLQLHSIKMDQTLSKEGKDTKMFPGLGVSDFKITCHALSSDFLIYGSDMGHIIYFSLEVFNQCTEHIHNNGIKEIYLDTNGTQLCFIDNKFDAYMYNPVQETVLQIPDCLGRIEGVIWDQNILERNIFTVYNKTLITTYIFVKYFIEGTKIIKINTTKLPSETLPLLMYSGELTLSSTSNKLMQITLSSHEDIGNIVEYTKMKEILENQILCRRYQQAWETCERINEKDSWLKLGEIAIANLNIDFAIRIYRYLEDAAMVWALQTIETLDELPLLCGHACILLGNYNEAEQFFLQSSQPVQALYLRRDLMQWEQALNLAQKLKADEIPYIAREYAQQLEFTGNYPKALTNYERGLVDSNNISNTTTHNPQHRNLCLAGIARMSIRCGDSRKGVNIAMDNESSRQLRKECAEILESMKQFNEAALLYEKAEYFDKAASAYIKLKNWQKVGQLLPQISSAKLNIQYAKAKEAEGKYEEAAKAYETAKDYENIIRINLEYLNNPARSVEVVQQTKSIEGAKMVAKYFQKMNDYNSAIKFLILSNCHEEAFQLANQHGKMELYGEILINTIDDSNARKEDFKSLAMHFESQKNNFLAGKYYFYAKEYQKALRHLLKAAQLVTDENEVLSLAIDTVASSKDDKLANQLIDFLLGGDGLPKDPKYLFRLYMARKQYKEAAKTAIIIANEEQINGNYRSAHDVLFGMYQELKKNKINIPSEMQNNLRLLHSYILVRLHVKKNDHLRGARMLIRVANNISKFPSHIVPILTSTVIECQRAGLKYAAFNYAAMLMRPEYRSQIDAKYSKKIEAIVRKPPKSKDNETEEEPLTPCPYCKSKLTETEITCDKCKNTIPFCIATGRHIIEDDFTVCPQCDFPCIRSEFLRIIESENTCPMCSEKVDVNMVSSTVNIRSYLDFQEGKSPVRT from the exons ATGGGGATACGAGGCGTGAAATACCTCTTCAAG GTATCTCTTATTATTAGCAAAACCACTTTATTTCTATACAATATTTTGGATCCAGAGAATCCTATTGAATTAGCTTTTCAAAAACGCTATGGACCTATTGTTACttataaatg GTATGGGGATGGATATATTTTAGTTGGTTTTCAAACTGGATATTTTACTGCAATATCTACGCATATTAAAGAAGTTGGCCAAGAATTATTTCAAGTTAAGAATCATAAAGATTCCTTGGCTGACTTGGCCATAAGTCAAACAATAGGAAAAATCGCTACATGTGGGGATAATGCCATAAAAATACATAGCTTGcaaaatttagaagaaactgaaaaattaattacagtaaGCGGTGAAACTGGAATTAATACAATAGAATGGTCAACGGATGGTACAATGATAGCAACTGTGACTCACAGTGGCAATGTTTTAGtctatttaatacaaattccTAAATTATCCAGCGTTTGTGGAAATAGGATTGCACTTCTTACCAGTTTAACAGAAGTTACAGTCCATCTGTATACACTAGATAAG gAGAAACCAGAACCGATAGtaattaatactataataGAACCGTCGGTATTAACAATAGGTCCAATGCATGCAGCAGTAGGGTTGAATAACAGAGCATTGTTCTGGGATATATCCGGAAGGGATTACAATACTACAGTACATTTTGAAAGAGATTATTTAGCAACAATAGATAGTATAAGATTGAATGAAACTTATGCATCTGTTTTATTTGATGGCAAATTACAGTTGCACTCG ATTAAAATGGATCAAACACTATCAAAAGAAGGGAAGGatacaaaaatgtttccaGGCTTAGGTGTTTCAGATTTTAAAATAACGTGCCATGCTCTTAGTAGCGACTTCCTAATCTATGGCAGTGAT aTGGGCCACATAATCTATTTTAGCTTAGAAGTCTTTAATCAATGTACTGAACATATACACAATAATGGCATAAAGGAAATCTATTTAGATACAAATGGAACACAATTATGTTTTATAGATAACAAGTTCGACGCTTATATGTATAATCCTGTGCAAGAAACTGTTTTACAAATTCCTGATTGTCTAGGTCGCATTGAAGGTGTAATTTGGgatcaaaatattttggaacgtaatatatttactgTTTACAATAAAACTCTCATTACTACgtacatatttgtaaaatactttatcgAAG gtacaaaaattataaagataaatacaACAAAACTGCCATCTGAAACATTACCGCTATTGATGTATTCTGGAGAATTGACATTAAGTTCAACAAGTAACAAATTAATGCAAATTACATTGTCTTCTCATGAAGATATAGGAAATATTGTggaatatacaaaaatgaaagaaatattagaaaatcaGATTCTTTGCAGGAG atatcAACAGGCATGGGAGACGTGTGAGAGaattaatgagaaagattCATGGTTAAAGTTAGGAGAAATTGcaattgcaaatttaaatattgattttg CAATTCGAATTTACCGCTACTTAGAAGATGCTGCGATGGTTTGGGCACTACAAACTATTGAAACCTTAGATGAATTGCCATTACTATGTGGACATGCTTGTATTTTACTTGGTAATTATAATGAGgcagaacaattttttttacaatcatCTCAACCAGTACAAGCTTTGTATTTAAGAAGAGACCTAATGCAATGGGAACAAGCATTAAATTTAGCCCAAAAATTGAAAGCTGATGAAATTCCTTATATTGCTAGAGAATATGCTCAACAATTGGAATTTAC GGGTAATTATCCAAAAGCGTTAACAAATTATGAACGTGGCTTGGTagattcaaataatatatctaaCACAACTACACATAATCCGCAACATCGAAATCTATGTCTTGCTGGAATTGCGAGAATGTCTATCAGATGTGGGGATAGTAGAAAGGGTGTAAACATAGCTATGGATAATGAAAGTTCAAGGCAATTGCGAAAAGAATGTGCAGAAATATTAGAATCAATGAAG CAATTTAATGAAGCTGCATTACTATATGAAAAAGctgaatattttgataaagcTGCTTCtgcatatataaaattaaaaaattggcaGAAAGTGGGGCAACTTCTACCACAAATTTCATCTGCCAAACTTAATATACAATATGCTAAAGCCAAAGAAGCTGAAGGCAAATATGAAGAAGCAGCAAAGGCATATGAAACTGCAAAAGATTATGAAAACATAATTAGGattaatttggaatatttaaacaatcctg CTCGAAGTGTTGAAGTAGTACAACAAACTAAAAGTATAGAAGGAGCTAAAATGGtcgcaaaatattttcaaaaaatgaatGATTATAATTCAGCAATCAAGTTCttgattttatcaaattgtCACGAAGAAGCGTTCCAATTAGCTAATCAACACggaaaaatggaattatatgGAGAAATCCTAATAAATACGATTGATGACAGCAATGCGcgaaaagaagattttaaaAGCCTTGCGATGCATTTTGAATCTcagaaaaataactttttagcTGGAAAATATTACTTCTATGCCAAGGAATATCAAAAAGCATTACGACATTTATTAAAAGCTGCACAATTAGTAACAGATGAAAATGAAGTCCTGTCATTAGCCATTGATACAGTAGCTTCTTCAAAAGATGACAAGTTAGCAAATCagttaattgattttttattaggTGGTGATGGATTACCAAAG GATCCTAAATATCTGTTCAGATTATATATGGCTAGAAAACAGTACAAAGAAGCTGCGAAAACAGCAATTATAATTGCTAATGAAGAACAAATTAATG GGAATTATAGAAGCGCTCATGATGTTTTATTTGGCATGTatcaagaattaaaaaagaataaaatcaatataccTTCAGAGATGCAAAACAATTTAAGACTTTTGCATTCATATATCCTTGTGAGACTTCatgtaaaaaagaatgatCATTTACGTGGTGCTCGTATGTTAATAAGAGTAGCCAATAACATATCGAAATTTCCATCAc aTATTGTTCCGATTTTGACCTCCACTGTAATAGAATGTCAAAGAGCTGGATTAAAATATGCTGCTTTTAATTATGCTGCTATGTTGATGCGTCCGGAATACAGAAGCCAAATTGATGCTAAGtatagtaaaaaaattgaGGCAATTGTAAGAAAGCCACCAAAATCAAAAGATAATGAAACTGAAGAGGAACCTTTAACTCCATGTCCATATTGCAAGAGCAAACTTACAGAGACAGAGATTACTTGCGACAAGTGCAAAAATACAATACCTTTTTGTATAGCTACA GGCCGACATATCATTGAAGATGATTTCACGGTATGTCCACAATGTGATTTTCCTTGCATAAGAAGTGAATTCTTAAG GATTATTGAATCTGAAAATACGTGTCCAATGTGCTCGGAAAAAGTAGATGTTAACATGGTTTCATCTACTGTTAACATCCGTTCCTATCTCGATTTTCAAGAAGGAAAATCACCAGTGAGAACTTAA